The nucleotide sequence TATTTAGCCGGCTTAATCGGATTCTGCGAAGTATTAATTTGGATTTTTGGAATGCGTTATATTTTCCAGCATTTAGATAATACCTACAATATGATTGGCTATGCTTTAGGTTTTGCGTTCGGCAATGTTATTGGAATAACTTTAGAAGAAAAGGTCGCTATTGGCTATGTGCAAGTAAATATAATTTCTATGCATTTTGCGGAAAATATTGCAAATGAGCTTAGAAAAGCTAAATTTGGAGTAACAATTTTACCCGCGGAAGGCGGTTCGGGAGGCGTATCCTTAATTATTATTTTAATAAGACGACGTGATTTGCCGAAAGCGAAGAAAATTATTGAAGGAATTGATAAAAACAGTTTTATTTCTGTTCAGCACTCAAGACCGTATAGGGGATTTATTCACGGATCAAGAAAATGATTTTTCTATTGATTAAGAAACTAAACAATATTATATTTTAATCTAAGTTTTTTGAAAATAATATGCGGGAGTAGCTCAGTTGGTAGAGCGCAACCTTGCCAAGGTTGATGTCGCGAGTTCGAGTCTCGTCTCCCGCTCTAATCCACTTAGGTGGATTTTCTTTTTTATAGTGAAATTGCGGAAATACCTTAAGTTTATCCGTAATATATCAAAATAATTCAAAAATTTACTGATTTTCCGTTCCCAATTTAATTGCGGCGGCATGGCCAAGTGGCTAAGGCGAAGGTCTGCAAAACCTTTATTCATCGGTTCGAATCCGATTGCCGCCTCAAAATTTATAATTTATTGAATCAAATCACATTTTTTGCAAATTTCTCTTACCAATTGTGAATACTTTATAAAATTTGAGAGCGTCTTTTATATTAAGTCAATATAATCATTAATAAATAATTTATTATTTTATATTATAATTAATAATTATCAATATTTTAATTATTAAATTATTTCAATTCATAAACATGATTTGGTTCAAATGGATTTTCAAGCCAAAGTTATAACTAAAATAAATGAAATTAATTTATCTTTCATAATGTTTCATTGATATATTATAAACATTACGATTTGACAAATAGCTTTATTTTAATTTTCAATGTTTCTTAATTAGCAGTACTTTTACTTTGGTTCAATCATGCTCATCAAAACAATTCTTAACAATTGTCCTCTTTTGATATTGAACATTTCCGCTGCATAATCAAACTTTTCAGCAAATTGATCACTAAACTTTACTTGAAAAGGATATGTTTTTAGTCTATCAAATTCAAGACACTGCCAATATTCATTTTGTTTTTTTTTGTCTAGTTTTAGAAATTTATCAAATGATAATTCAACTAATTGAGCATTAGTCATATCTTTGGTTGACATTTTCTTTGATAATTTTTCATATTCCGATTTATATAGTCTTGCGATGAATGTTTTCAATGTTTATCTCACTTTTATTGCTGATTTTGTATACAATTTAAATTTACGCAAATATTATTACAATTGTAATAATTTGAATAATAATTTTTTTGTTTTCTTTTTTGTCATAGTTTTAATTATTTTTTTTATAATATTTTGATTTTATATAATGTATATTAATATATTTACGAGAATGTGATAGAAAAGATTACAGAATAATTAGCGGTTATATGTTTCAGATAGTTATGATTTTATAATGTTTATCCCGATTTAGCATTTTTAATTTCATTATAAATTCAATTATAATATTTCTTTACCAGGCGCCTTTTTCATATTCAAAGCCGTAATAGTCAAAATATGATTTTAAATGTATTACTCTATTTAAAAAGTATCGGTAATCTTTATGAGGTTTACTCCAAACTACTTCAGATAGGGCAAGTATTCTTGGGAATAATTGGTATTGAACGTCATTTTCAAGAACTAATTCCGTCCACAACGCGCATTCACTTCCCAAAATATACTTGTGCTTACTTTCATCCAAACTGTCAGGCGTTGGATCAAATGAATAAACCTTTTCCAAATTTAGAACGAGCATCCAATTCGGTTTATCATTTCTGGGATAACTTGGGTAATCAAAATATACAAACCAATTATCCGCGTTTACGGTAAATTGGTCATTATTTGCCGCTTCCCAAGAATCTCCCGGATGCCAGCCTTCAATTATTTGATTT is from Ignavibacteriota bacterium and encodes:
- a CDS encoding DUF2179 domain-containing protein, with the protein product MWDYVLGALFIMALRMMDVSFGTFRTIMVVQARKYLAGLIGFCEVLIWIFGMRYIFQHLDNTYNMIGYALGFAFGNVIGITLEEKVAIGYVQVNIISMHFAENIANELRKAKFGVTILPAEGGSGGVSLIIILIRRRDLPKAKKIIEGIDKNSFISVQHSRPYRGFIHGSRK